A genome region from Pirellulales bacterium includes the following:
- a CDS encoding GDP-mannose 4,6-dehydratase has product MNWLITGGCGFVGTNLADALLAGGKSIALLDNMSGRGAGENLRWLRARHGSDWPMIEADVRDADATAAAVRRYHPQFVAHLAGQVAMTTSLANPRLDFETNALGTFNVLEAIRLGSPETAMLYSSTNKVYGSLEQLRYDESPTRYLLVDYPEGLDESLSLDGSSPYGCSKLSADQCCRDYHRIYGLKTVVFRHSSMYGGRQFASFDQGWIGWFASESLAALASGRAISICGSGKQVRDVLHASDLVRVYLQAAGRIDEIAGRIYNIGGGMANSLSLIELLEHLGRLIGTQLSIELQRWRTADQKVFVADCRRAQRDFDWRPQTDFRQGLSEMLDWIRELNRARRGAA; this is encoded by the coding sequence ATGAATTGGCTGATTACCGGCGGATGCGGGTTCGTGGGAACGAATCTCGCCGACGCCCTGCTCGCCGGCGGTAAGTCGATTGCCTTGTTGGACAACATGAGCGGCCGCGGCGCCGGCGAAAATCTGCGCTGGCTGCGCGCCCGGCATGGTTCCGATTGGCCGATGATCGAGGCTGATGTCCGCGATGCCGATGCGACGGCGGCGGCGGTGCGACGATATCACCCACAGTTCGTGGCCCATCTGGCCGGACAAGTGGCGATGACCACGAGCCTGGCGAACCCGCGACTCGATTTCGAGACCAACGCGCTGGGAACATTCAACGTTCTCGAAGCAATCCGCCTCGGCTCGCCCGAGACAGCCATGCTCTATTCGTCGACCAACAAAGTCTACGGCAGTCTCGAACAATTGCGATACGACGAATCGCCGACGCGTTATTTGCTCGTCGATTATCCAGAGGGGCTCGATGAATCGCTGTCGCTCGACGGCAGCTCGCCCTATGGCTGCTCGAAGCTCTCGGCCGACCAATGTTGCCGCGACTACCATCGGATCTACGGATTGAAAACCGTGGTGTTTCGGCATTCGTCGATGTACGGCGGGCGGCAATTTGCCTCGTTCGATCAGGGCTGGATCGGTTGGTTCGCTAGCGAATCGCTCGCGGCCCTCGCCAGCGGCCGCGCGATCTCGATCTGCGGAAGCGGCAAGCAAGTGCGCGATGTGCTGCATGCCAGCGACTTGGTTCGCGTGTATTTGCAAGCGGCCGGTCGAATCGATGAAATTGCCGGCCGAATCTACAACATCGGCGGCGGCATGGCCAACAGCCTCTCGCTCATCGAACTGCTGGAGCATCTTGGGCGATTGATCGGCACACAGCTGTCGATCGAACTGCAGCGGTGGCGCACGGCCGATCAGAAGGTGTTCGTTGCCGATTGCCGCCGCGCCCAGCGCGATTTCGACTGGCGCCCGCAAACCGATTTTCGCCAAGGCCTGTCCGAAATGCTCGATTGGATTCGTGAATTGAACCGCGCTCGCCGCGGAGCGGCGTAA